Genomic window (Candidatus Binataceae bacterium):
CGCAAACCGGCTGCGGCGCCGGTTACCCCAGCGGCGGGGGAGGCCAAGCCCGCGCGCGGCGACCAGCCGGGAGAAGAGATCAATTTCACCGCCTTTGTGGTCAGCCTTTCCACTCAGGTTCTGGTCCATCTGGGCGAGATGGAAGATCCGTTAACCAACCGCGGGGCGCGCGATTTACCAGCGGCACGCCATCTGATCGACATCTTGGGAATGCTGGCGGAAAAGACCCGCGGCAACCTCGACGGCGAAGAGGATGCCCTGTTGCGTTCGATTTTGTTTGATTTACGTATGAAATACGTCGAGGCGACTCGCCACCCGGCGCGTTAAGGATCAGATTATGCACCGAGGCAGGCCATCAGCGTGGGCCACGGCCCTGGTGATCGGGTTGTTGCTGATGAGCTGCACCCCGAGCTGGGCGCAGCGGTGGTGGAGCGAGATGGGGACAGGTCCACAACCCAGCGTGCAGACCTTGCCCGATTTCATTACATTGGCCAATCGCCTCAGCCCCACCGTGGTCAATGTTTCGGCCGAGACTCGCTCCAGCCCAACTCTCGATCTGCCGCAGGATTTATCGCCATTCGACCAGTTCGCTCCCCATCGCACCGAGAGCGTGGGGTCCGGTTTCATCCTGACCACTGACGGTTACATTCTGACCAACGAGCACGTAATTGCCGGTGCCCGCGAGATTACGGTCACCCTCAGCAACCGACGCAGCTTCGCCGCCCGGGTGGTGGGCCGCGATCCGAAGACCGACATCGCTCTGCTCAAGATTGACGCAGGCACGCCTCTGCCGGTAGCTCCCTTGGGCAATTCCGACGACTTGCGAGTGGGGCAATGGGTAATGGCCATCGGGAATCCCTTTGGCTTCGACCATTCGGTGACCGTCGGCATCGTCAGCGCCAAGGGGCGATTCATTCCCGGCAATTATGACGATTTCATCCAGACCGACGCTTCAATCAATCCAGGCAACTCCGGTGGTCCCCTGATCGATCTGCGCGGCGAGGTGGTCGGGATCAACTCCGCGATCTACACCCGCACCGGCGCTAGCATGGGAATTGGGTTCGCCATTCCGGTCAACCTGGTCAAACCGGAACTGGGACAACTACGCACCCGCGGCAAAGTCACACGTGGCTGGCTCGGGGTGTATATCCAACAGGTAACGCCACCACTGGCGCAGGCTCTGGGGCTGGCAGTACCCCAAGGGGCGCTGGTCTCTCAGGTGCTGCCCGATTCACCAGCGCAGATAGCCGGGATCCGGCGGGGCGACGTGATTACCGCCTACGATCATCAGCCGGTGCAGGATTCTCAGGAACTGCCGTTGCTGGTGGCACGCACTCCGCTTGCCCGTTCGGTGGTTTTGGAAGTGCTGCGCGACGGCCGCGACCGCCGTATCACGGTAACCATTACGGCCTCGCGCGAGGACGCCCTAATCAAGTCTCGCACCACCGATCAAATGCCTGCGGCGCCCCATCAAGCGGTCGGCCTGGGGCTAAAGGTGGAGGAACTAACACCCAAGCTAGAGCATGAGTTGGGTTTGTCGGCCCCCCAGGGCGTGGTCGTGACCGGGGTACGGGCCGGCAGCGCGGCGGAGGATGCCGGGCTGCAGCGGCGGGACCTGATTTTGGAGATAAACCGCCGTCCGGTGAACAGCCTGAGCAGCTACCAACAAGCACTGGCAGCGGCACATTCCGGCTCCCTACTGTTGCTAATCCAGCGAGCCGATAGCACGCTGTTCGTGCCTCTGGTACGTCAGGAATAGTCGAGTCGCGCCCACCGACCACTGCTTTAGCATGCGGAAATTTGTCAAAATTGTGCTATTTTGCCTGGCAGCGGTTGTCTTGTTCGTAATTCCGCCAGTGTTTTTCTTCGCTACCCGCTACTACCACGCTCTGGAACAGGAAGTCGTCACCCGCTTTTCAGGCAAACGCTGGAATATCCCCTCGCGCATCTATTCAGACTCGCTGCTGGTTTATCCCGGTGAGAACCTCGGCGATTTGGGATTTTTCCAGCGCTTGGCGCGTCTTAATTATCATCGCGTGGGCCCCAATGAAACCGTCGTGGCGCGCGGCGAATATGGCTACCAACCCGCGCAGCGGAGGCTAACCGTATTTCTGCATGCCTTCTCCTACCCCTATCAGCGCTTCGGCGGCGAGCCGGTGCAAATGGTATTGGACTCCAAGGGCACGATTGTGGCGATCCTGGATCCGCTGACCGGGAAGGCGCTGGATTCCTTCGAACTGGAACCCGAGTTGATTAGCGGCATCTACCAGGGCTCGTGGGAACAGCGCCGGCTGGTGCGACTGTCACAGATCCCGCCCGCCCTCAGCGATGCCATCATGGCCGCCGAGGACCATCGCTTCTATGAGCATCACGGACTGGAC
Coding sequences:
- a CDS encoding DegQ family serine endoprotease, with translation MHRGRPSAWATALVIGLLLMSCTPSWAQRWWSEMGTGPQPSVQTLPDFITLANRLSPTVVNVSAETRSSPTLDLPQDLSPFDQFAPHRTESVGSGFILTTDGYILTNEHVIAGAREITVTLSNRRSFAARVVGRDPKTDIALLKIDAGTPLPVAPLGNSDDLRVGQWVMAIGNPFGFDHSVTVGIVSAKGRFIPGNYDDFIQTDASINPGNSGGPLIDLRGEVVGINSAIYTRTGASMGIGFAIPVNLVKPELGQLRTRGKVTRGWLGVYIQQVTPPLAQALGLAVPQGALVSQVLPDSPAQIAGIRRGDVITAYDHQPVQDSQELPLLVARTPLARSVVLEVLRDGRDRRITVTITASREDALIKSRTTDQMPAAPHQAVGLGLKVEELTPKLEHELGLSAPQGVVVTGVRAGSAAEDAGLQRRDLILEINRRPVNSLSSYQQALAAAHSGSLLLLIQRADSTLFVPLVRQE
- a CDS encoding DUF1844 domain-containing protein, translated to MNEREEEKSRGFKVQDRRRFSAEGEARPEVEAEAPRKPAAAPVTPAAGEAKPARGDQPGEEINFTAFVVSLSTQVLVHLGEMEDPLTNRGARDLPAARHLIDILGMLAEKTRGNLDGEEDALLRSILFDLRMKYVEATRHPAR